The genomic DNA GTGCTGCTATGTGCTGCTGCTCAGCGTGGTCTCGAAAATCTTTGTTCAGGGCAGGTCTTGATAGAGGAATGCTGTGATTATTAAAAAAGGAGGTATGAAGATAGTATAAACCACTGAATTATTGCTAATGATAAACCACAGCCCAGCATCAATGgactcattttatttttcacaaggTGTCCGACGGGAGAGTCAAACAGAATCTGACtttcttgaatatatatattaaaatacatgtttttaaaattgtatacagtcagcactcggatatccgttacctagatacacgtcagtcgcgttttaccgtccttataagaataaaatcaatccccattatatacattatacaaatgaatgcacttacccgtcacatgcgatttctgactccgtcaccagttttctgatacaaagcccatctcttcaatgttaaagTGTACTTGTTTatatgtgtggttttttttggcGAAATCAGTCTCtactgtgcagttacacagcacttcctccaatttcacatgacgaaaatgcagcaaaaacaaagcgaacggtAATgcaaaagttaatcattaaaccgttatatttttttttttaaatctatggaAATTGTTGACATttgggccttatcaagcactatattctgcaatttgaaTACTGATATTTTCAGAAGCAtactgttctgaattaaaatactttatCTCTTGAACATATAGTACTCTACCaacaaaatcaactacagtacatctaaatggaagtctacttattttaaaacacagtcctttcagctatgtatttgacATAGTTTTTGTGTTCCTTGAAAAAACAGACAAGCGTTGGAACggaccaaaatgaaataatcagatatgtgtcatacttgtttaaccgtcactgaagtcaaaattttataggttctgatatgtgagtgctgactataTATAAAACTGAAAGGGGCTGTCCAAAGTTATCATCAAATAGAGCAAACGTATACAGCGTGCACTTTCAAGTAATTAGTATACACATAGTTTAACATCATATGTAATaagacactttttttaaaactggtgTGCCAATAATACCAATTTACTAAATAATTTCCAATTTACTAAATATTTAGTAGGTGTGAAAAATGACATGTGTTCCTCATTTGaagatgtttgtgttttgtaaatgctTGTATATTTTCTATGCATGCTTTTTGGTACCTGGCTCCAGGGTTATTCATTGACTGGTTCTGcagccttttcttttctttgtctaTTTCTGCCAGGATAGCCACTcggtttttattttgaaaacctgtatatatatatatatatatatatattaaaaaaaaaaaaaaaaaaaaaacacattttagtaaCCTTCTTTAAATTTGACAAATATGGCTGTCCTTTTAAGTTGGAGGCCAAGGTCACCCAGAAATATGAAGTCAGTATCTTATATTTCTGAAATACACATGTTTTCTCCAGTGCAATTACATAAAATGTCTCATTCAAGATGTCAGTTTTACATGTTGTCTAAAATTCATAAATATTGTTGAAACATTGAGTGGGTGCTCAGTAACATTGCTTGGATACAGCTTTACGTTTCAACATCACGTGGAActatacatatttattgatttttaaaatcatttttacatgtatttaaatataattacGTCAGCAAAATCTAAATGAGAGGACACATCTTTGTAATAAGAACCAACAGGAAATATCATGTTATACCAACCACAAAAATAGAActgacatgttttaaaacaactttgttaaaaaaaaaagaaaagactgaTAAGGACATAAAAAATAGCTTTTTCAGATTTGGCAATCTGAAGCACTGAACTTACCTAAAAACACACTAAATCCCCCAAAATGTACATGAATTcaaaaagaaattaataaaatatttactgtagtGAAACATCCATGGGCGAAACTTCAGGGATGACACCTgaatgcatttcactaaagccccaagCACAGCATATCAGTAGATATGGTCGTTTACTATAAACCATGGCTTCAAACCGTACAAATTACTGAAAAAACATACTAAATATCTCTATATAACCAAGAATGCGTACTAAACCATGCACggtatttataaaattatttctgaTCCTTGCTACTGAGGGTTGTGGCTACCActggtaattttacagtttttaggttGGAGATCACTAAATAACATTTATGAGTACATTTCTAAAGGAAACATTCAAACAAGGTAACAGTAATACTTTACCATCATATTTTCTTAATAATCGTCAGACCCTTAGcattttagaaaggtataatactgtatactttagGTGGATATTTGAACTGATACAAGCCCTACAGTTGTCATATTAGGCCGATCTGAAAAGGGTAGGCTTTTCACAGTCCGCAAAGAGTCAACGACGCTGTTGCTTTTCTATTTCCTCTTCCTAAAGTTATGATGACATTGCGAAACAGGCATCTGGTGCTTTATAAAAGGAATGGCAATGAGATCTATTTATAGGTTAAAACctatttgtcatttttctttcaatgGGCACCGCTTCTTTACATCTGTAAAGAACACAGTAATGGTACAGCTTCCATCCGGATTTCGCTTTCAGCCATGAAGTGTAATACATGGTTGCTCTTAAGGTTTTCAGGTTGGTATGCACCAGGGATAAGATGTTCACCTATTGACAGAAATATGTTTGAAAGGATTCAAAATTAGAATCACGTctcaggaaataaacaacagtgaGACAATTACCTTGCAGAAATGtttaacattgtaaataaacacaatgttAAAAAGTAATCAAGCAAGGAGGagcagagaaacaaaaacaatgttcatACATCAACATGAAGCACAAAAATTGTAttgcagacagaaaaaaaattgAGATCCGGTAATACTGGAACCAAGAGGCATGTATATTTGCACTCACTAGGTTACTGTACCTTAGCACTTAAAAAGCAAGAAAGGCTGATACGATTATGGATACCTCAGTGTGTTAGTATTTCCTCTACAATACACTGTACTATAAGCATTAATATACTATATGCATATACTAACAGTAATGCTTATTGTTGTATATCTATGAAAATGTGTACAGATTTCCTGAAATGCATTCTGCATTTGTTCAATGCTGGCTTCCACCAACATAGCAGGAATACCATCTAACTCCACTTCTGTTTAGATTAACGGAATCAATCTCATTATTATTGCAGAAGATACACAAATAATGGGCCCTATTCATAGAACTGTGTTTTGTTAAGAGCTTTTTAAAGACTactttgattaattaaatcagatTTGAAATCCATTAACCTTTTTAAACAGGTTTAGAGGGGTTAAAAGTTCATTCACATTATACCCTTTCCAAAAGCACAGCCCCAAGTCATTGGAGTGCtaaaagattttcattttttgcttTCTCTTCAATCTATACAGTAGATAAGCACACTTGCATAATTATAGGGTCACTGTATGTGGAAGTGCAGGACTGAACTAATAGCATCGATTAGAAAAGACATTTACGAGGAACAAATACTTTAATTAACCTTTCCCACTCTTGCCTTGATTCTATTGAAGTACCCCTCTCAGTTAAAGGCCTACTGCCTCTGCTTTAATAGTATTCCCATCTTAACTGTtgcattgcaataataataataatagagaaacAATCAAATCTGTTGTTTCTTAccagttatttttaaacattgaaaCATTTAAACATTAGGATTGGTCTTTTAATTATTACAACAGCTCACTGTTCACGGTCCACTGCCCTCTGCCCAACAGTGTTTTTTCATTGTCTTTTGCATAGGCTGATCTGTTTATGCTGAAGACAGTAAGGGCCAATTGTAACATTTACATCTATTAAATAACTGCTTGACACCTGAATACCTTTTTTCATCTTTACAAccactaaaacatttaaaataaaataaccaatGATACAGTAAAACAATACGGACGGTTCTTGCTTATCTATTGTGCTGTCTAATTAGAaaaagtaatagtaataataataaaagcttgaTATATTTAGCATTGTCATGCATTCATTGgtctgttttttaattataaatttaaaacagaaaggtTAATATGAATGTTaaccttaattaaaaaaaaatgtaatagcatATCAACAAGGGCCAATACTTTTTCAGGGGGTTGTATTACCATCCACCCATTGATGCTGTGGTTCTCACTTGTTTCTCTTCCagaaaacaaaggttaaattaaATGATTAAGGATGTGGTTGGAATTGGACCATTCTATTTATTATACACATAGGCTACCGTTGTTAGGGCTTTAACAGAGGGTATTACAATATGATGTCTACCTGTCAAATTTTCCTTGAAAAAtcagaaattaaagaaaaaaaaagacctaTGTTGATCAAAATGAGAACACAATTATTGGGTTGCTTACCCTAGTAAATGTAACTCATTTTTTAAGGGTGTTTTCAAAGAGTTCTTACGACTGGCTCTTCAGTGCACACATTCagtgattcatattttttttttttgggggggtgcaGGGGCGGTGTTATATGCTGGGCTTAATGGAACACTAGAACACAATCTTAAGTACAGAAAGCAAAAAATGCTTTTACCAAggtttcttcctttctttctgtgCTTTCTCTCTCCTACGTCACCCATAGAAGTAAACACGTTTCCAGAAATATTGCCACACTAATATAACATCATTCAAGAAATCATGTTAactacaagcatttagtgaacattagccaccaattaatatgacaaaaaacaaaatacacaaattcTGGCAGGTTAACAAACTgtctttataaaatatataaaaaaaacacaagcaattTCTAATATTTGTACCTTTACACTATGTAATGGAactaatttaaaaatactgtatatgcattgattgaaaaccactgcacagtaattaagctgcattaaAAAGGCActagccagaaaaagaggtaattattttcaatatttgttgaAGAAGAAAGTTTTGGCAaaacagcagatgatggtcaagacaaaggagttggattcacttttgcgagaaaaaaaaaatcgaagcaaactacaacaaaggagaTGGCTACAGAACAATATCAAAGAAATACGCAAAAACAAAACTCACTATTAGAGCAATAATTAAGAAGTagcacagaacaaattcaactgaaacgcttgaaagaagtggacatccaaagaaaattacaggtcaagcaggtaggagaatcgtccAAGCAGctaaaaaatccaagattaacagccaaggacttcaagaaagatttagaagcatcaggcataatagtggATGAAAAAACTCTaaaaaggcacctgaacacagaaaacaaacagtcTGAAATGTGCctagaaatatgaacaggaatctgaagcattcctCAACAAAATGCTCTGGTTCAAGTAGACGAAAATATAACTTCCCCCAAAAAttgaccacagtatgtttggataAAAAAGGGAAAGTCTTCACTGAAGAAAACcttacagttaaacatggaggtggttcaaccatgatatgggggtgttttagcagttcagggaatGGAAACATGTATGTGACTGAAGATCAAATGAAATTCCATGTATCAAAatattctacaaagtacaataaTACCATCTGTTCATAGGTTGATTAgcacagtttatcttccaacacaccaatgacccaaagcatatggctaagtcaactctggaattcttgaggaaaattaaaataaatgttctggaatggccttcccaatccccagatctcaatccaatagaaatgctttggcctgatctgaaaaaaagttgcatccaatctgtctgagctgaaggaaatatgcaagacagaatgggcccagatttctcCAACAacatgtaacatactggttaatgTAAATGTCTGAAAGCCATTAGGACTTGAAGTCCCTTCTGTGCCACACAGGCACCCTGGTGTTTTGCTTCTTTTCCTCATTTATAATGTATATGGTAAAAGACCGCCATAGCACAACACTGAAGACACCACTACCTTGAAAAGactatttttatttgattaaatctttattttaacaaagtaaAGAGATTTACTTACCCTGACCTGGAGGATTGCCGGTAGATGCCATTTCTCTAACTAGAAGGAAAGTAGATGATTTTAGCCTGCTACAAAAAATATGAACGTATTAGAATAGATAGTTATCACTAACTGTTCTGAAAAAAAATCTGGACTGATTTATGATATTTCATCATTCTTTTCAACATTATATAGACTTGCATTCCAgtttaacatttaaaagaaaatcttGCAAGCTTTTAACTGAAATTCAGTCCAGCAAGACTTAAGCTTAATACCATTTTATTAAATGGTACAGCACTAATCATTTAAGATATGTCTGTGAACAATTACAAAATCCAGAGCAGATTTCCATTACAGAATGTGTGATGCATTTTTGTCATCAAAAAGTGCTGAAGGTAGGGAAGATACAGACTGACGTAATAATTTCTACTGGCATTGAAACAAAGTTCCCACACCAATTTGTGACTTACTAGTGCTGTGCTAtagcttattaaaatgtgtttgtcagtgtgACATGTTGTATTGAATGTTGAAATCCAAGTCTGATTTACAAGCTGTTACTGACCTCTTCATGTGGAAACAATTTGGTAAAAATAGATGTTTAAATTGGTTGGTATAATAAGGGGACATTGCTGCACAACACATGAATTATACATGAAGATACAGAAAATGTATGTTCCGGTTTGTTCATGTCAAAGAAACATTCTTGAAAATACTGTAAGGCTGACTTGAAGATTGAATTTGCTAGGAGTTTCTATAACAGTGAAACTTGCTAGCTGAAATGGTTTAGGGTGTTTTTATTAGTTGTAGGCTGTACATTTGCAAATTCATATAAGAACCCCTCGTGAGGATCTTggaatataataattataatgtattACAGTACAGTTTATATGGATTAGAATGTGTGTTGCAGAAGGACAAGTAAACTTGTTATTTCAAGTTCTTAATACATTGTCTTGATACTTCTCATTTTAACATTTGGTGCAATAACTACTGttagaaacacattttacaataatGATTTTAAAAGTGCCATGCTTTCTTTGTACTCGGACCATCATATAAGAACAGACCCATCATCACAAAAATCATGCAGTTGAAGAACACCTGATTGCTTGAGGTAGCTATCATGAAATCAAATATTTTACTGTCAAGAGAGATTGCTTATGCTGTACTAGAATCATCACAGACCTTGGGGAATGAAAACTTGTAGCTTCCAAATAAAAAAGTGCCTGATTACTTTAAAATACAAGAACATTTCTAATAGATTCCTCACATAAACTATGATCTCATGTACATAGATCGTGTGCATTATTGAAATGTGAATTCTCCTGTGCACATTGGTTAATGTCTCAAAGAATGGGAacttctataaaaaataaaataagcccaTTGTGGCTATTCCACACCTGATCCGAATTACCCCCCTAATAGGCTTGCACTGGCATTGGTGTGAATGTGGCAGAGGGGTTATAGTTTTGTAATGATATGTGATCTGCaccagacattttttttaaatgtattattatttcttaataagGTACCTAATTAAGCTTTTGTGAACAACATTTAAGGATGGAACAGCCCCACTCCATATTGGTGAGAGTCGAACAGTCCCTCACTTGTGTTAGAGTAATTTCCTACATGTCTTGTTTGAAGTTTTGCGTCACTATTTAATGTACAAGTTGATTAAAACTCCAACTAGACGTTATTAAATGTTCTTATCTTACATCCAATGAAAAACAGTGGCTGACTTACAAGGTCGAGATTTTAAGCCCATGATTAACCTACCCTAACTGAAGTTTCAAAGCAAAAGCATCTCCACACTGTGCTCGTACACTACTATGCAACCATGTACTACCAGCGCTGCATGAATCTATTTGATTTCTCCTACGCTGTTTTTTGTGCAACCTATTAATTcccatttgataaaaaaaaaaatgtatatacagtaaccTCAAAATAAAGACATATTGAGATACAAAACAAACCACCATACTTCAAACAATACCGGTAACTCTCGTCTTATTCCGGTGCATGCGTCCCACTCTGGTGACGTTTCCACAGCTGGAGGAAGGAAGGATGCAAAAGCAGAACCAACCAATCGGAGAATAGAGATACATTTGCTACGTTGAGCAAAAAAGCAGAGCAATTTATGAATTCTGTTATCgacacattgtttattttaaagatataATTTTGGCCTCAACATTTAAACTTACATCTCGAGTAAAATGAGCTTgatacattttaattgtattaacactgacaaaaacatgaaaaatcaCGCAATCGTGTTATTGGTTTCAGTTACTTATTGTATTGTGGCATTCTGTTTCACTGGTGATTTTGTTGCCATTCTGATAAAATGCTATCATTTAAGCACCTAATAATAATTGCAgtttttatattacagtacagtaactgGATACAAGGAAGGCTGCAGCGCTGCCAAGTGACCGATGGTAACATTACACATCAGTCCACAGGTGTTTCCTGTAGCTCAATTCAGCACTTCCTGAGCTGCGCACTGTGCGAGTCAGCTGACAGTCCCTAAAGGCTGGGTTAGTTTTGGCACTGGAGGAGTGACATCAACAGTACTAGGCACAGAGCGAATCGTTTAGTGAAAATCGGAGCGAGCAGTGGAGACCCATTGCCCCGTCGCTTGCACAATGAGTGTTAGCACACCAAAATTGCTACCGTCTTCGGGGAAAAAATCCATTCATGATGTCTGCCATCCTCTCTCCTGCGAGGAGGCAGCACTCACAACACCCAGCCCAGAGCTACAGAACACCAGCAGCATAGGGGACAAGGTAAGCACTTTCCGACGTATTCCATACAGCACATAACAGTGTGATACCTGCTGAAagaacatttcaaaatgaaaactaGTTAAAGCCAATTTTCATTGTTAAGTAAAGTAGGTTGTTTGGTGTCGTGCTGCACACACGATTTTATATATAGTTCTGAAGCGTAAAATAAAATGTTGGGCAAAACCGTCTTTTTACTAATGCaagaaaatacattacatttaaccTGTGGTCAGGTTTAAACGATAGGTAAAGattatgagttttttttttttaaaatgcctgtCAGAAGCATTTTATTATAACATGCGATACTAATGTTGAAAACATTTAACGTCGCGCTTTGCAGTTGAAGTTTACACCATATTCATAACTTCAGTACGTTtaactttttatattttttttttatatctcggTCAGTAAATTATTTAGTTATGTTAGATTGAAAACACTTTTAGCTCTACACACATATTGCTACTGTAGTAGTAGTTGGAGCGTGTATGAgtttctaacaaacaaacacatgacaATTGGAGAGTACTACTGTTTTTAGTTTGTGTGATTCATAATCTTATATAATTATAAGCTTTACGGTATGTCACAGATGAGAGACTGGTAGGTGTTCCAGATTTGCTGTCAACCGAACAACATACCAgcaatttcaaaataataatgatatgaaTCCCCTCACCAAACCTCTATGTTGGTGGTGAGATGAAATTAAGTACCTTAAGTACCAGACATAAAGTACTGTACCCCAGTATCACGCACAAGGAAAGGTTGACCCTTATCTAAGTACTCTGGGGTGTTAGCTGTTGCTACTTGTCCTAGTTTCTGTAAACCCTGTCAGGTACATTAAGGCCAAATTCTGAATAGGAATCAGGGCACAATTAAATGTGGATTAATCAGATTTGTGCATTTCTCATTTGTTTTTTCAAGAAATTAGCATTCCATGATTAACTGAAAAGGTTCaaatacaatactgtactgtagtaactAAATGAATATATTGAAGCTGGAGATAGTGCTACAGGACATGCTGGTGAAATGCCACAGGGATCTGTTTGTTAGCAGGATGATGTGGAACAGGAAGTGTACTGGGTAGAGTATAAGGgtgacattatttttgttatgagAATGTATCCTTCAGAATTATGTACTTTAGGGGTAGCTAGTGTAGTTGTGGTGCTTTGCAGAGAGAACTGTACTATGCTACAACAGTGAGCCTTTGTTGTGATAGTGGCACATTGCAGGTGGCATTGTTGTGTCATAATGATGCTGTTGTTTGATAGTGGCACAGCAGATGTTGAAATGTGCACTTGTTTTTGGTCCTGGAATATTTTATAGATTGCTTCCTCTTAATGTTCATGCTAAACAGACAAATGAAAATATTAATGATAATACTATTGTATCAGTtaagataaaacattttttttaacaacattgCAGCATTTCATCATTTCACGACCATCTCCTCCTAGCACGCCCTTCAGATGCACCATGTACATAAAGAGAAAGCCAACGCTTAGAAAGGCGCGTTTGTGTtagtgattcacccgcagtaagcgatggacggtataaacttccacacaataacctgacattcaaaatgttccCCAATCGCCAGTACAGCATACAAAGCAAACAAGCATGTATGCGgttaaatctttattaagacactcattacactaataaaagatgtattaaaacccaTGAATGTAATAAATagtaagtgcaaaaaagtaatgtGAGTGCAGGAATGTACGGAACAGGTAGACTACATTAgtgcaaattgtttccagtgaAGAACTCTGCGATGCTCAACTGGACGacctttttttgcaagtatggacaGCAAActttcagtgctttaaaaaaaaaaaaaaaaaaaaaatctcaatttgGCTCTAGATCCGGATGCAGCTCCATAGCACATTGGAGTCTTACAAGCGCAGCACGCATGCTTACGTCATCGttgtctgtttcaggcagagtgTCCTGGTCGCCACGGTGACAcggctgagaattcttcctcttACATCCCTTCTGGTGTTGTCAGTTTGTTTTCGATTGTATTTACGTCAGCACTGTCCTCCTCAACTACAACTACAGAAAACACAGCTTTTTCTGAAGCAACGTTTCATATATAAAGCAAATTATTAGCTGCAGAAAGAAACaacagtttaacttaataataacaatgtatgtGTTCAGGAaatgctgttttttaatttttttttgcaagagctgcatctgtacatttttaattgtatgaACTGACCTGTGTGGCTGCTGGCTTCCTGGCATGAGGGTGGCTTGTGCCCACAGGGTCAGAAAAGAAGTTTTTGGCAGACAGCTGACTGTACAGTTTTAGTTTCATAGCCTTAATAACCAGCTCCTCCGACCGTGCTCCCCGGTAGCagctactcttttttttttttttaacactgagcACCTCCAATCTCTTCCGATGATGTGTTCACTGTTCGGAGGAACATGGCTGTCATCGAGACGCACAGAGAGCAGTTCAGCACTTTGCAGACAGGGGGTAGCCGTGCACCAAGAGGCGACAAGATCCCTGACCAGGATATTAAACCTCCCCACCGGCCTGGCAACCAGCAGCCTAGATTCAAGCCTGCGAGGATGGAGCTCCCTGAAAAAATGATCAcgttttgcagattttttttttgtagattgtGTAAGACCACCTGCTTTTTTTCAGGACTCTTTTCTGCGATGGCATTATTACACAAGgtagaaatccatgtgcttgaaagggtgctgttcattgtttgtttgttgttgttcaccaccccccccccccacgccccccccccgTAAATCTTACCACGTAAATCACAgtcatgttattgtttggatccaaacacttcCTAATTTGGTGTATACAGACGTCTCTAGttgtatactgtatgaaataaagtggccagacaatTTTGTATATTTCCCCAGTgaccccagtttttttttttttttttttgtcagcaaaCCATTATTAGATTATATGGATTTATATTAACGTTTTTAACCTATAGATTAGTTTAGTtagagttataaaaaaaaaaaaaattaataactaAAAAAGCCATCAGTAACATGAGAAATGATCATTTGTCCTATATTTTTgcatatgttaaaatataagatGCTGCTGATACTACAATTTAGGTGTACCTGGTACTGTATGTTGCATGAGTTGTTTGTTTTGCAGTCTACCCTGCTAATTGTAACACATTATCAGCAATAGTAATCCCTGTGAGCTGAGCTTTTGTATGAATTTGCAAATCCATATCtacaactgctaatatctcataagcAGGGCCCTGCGCCTTTcacaactttttcttttttttaacctgcaattcagtcctaagCCTCCAGATGTctgtgtagccactccagctaaactgataACAAAATAAAGTAATCAACCCATTACAAAACACCCCCTAATTACGAGGGACAATTATTgccattctagaaattgatgCGTTTAAAGAAAAGGCTTACCTCgagacttgctgttttagaacaAATAGATGCACCAACAAACTCAAAAAGCATTTATTTGAGAGATTGCACGCAGCAATGTCTGCCTGGTGTGCTGCACACTGATGGGTATAACTCATTTTGAATTCATCAAACATATAatagttgcagaattaataaatacataccgagcgcTGGCATAAAAGTTGCACAACATAGATGGCAGAATAAACAGTGTGTTAAAACTGTGAACaaagtttttgaaaaattgacgagttactacaaccctgatcagtgcagaataaaaccatgatttatttaaccagctcacaagtttctgaaggcagtaagTATTTTTGACCCACAACATGATTGTAGTTTGTATACAGAACACCTCCTGTTAGATTCTATTCCAGGGTTTGGTTCTTACTGTAAATCATAtatatgtgggttttttttgttttttttctttctttctttcttaaaccCAGTGATTTGTCCATATTCAACGTACTTTGGTATGGGATATCTTGTTTTGCCAATATGAGTACTGTACATActttggaggcagtgtggtccagtggttaaagtccagggtttgtaaccagaaggtcactctgtaaagcactttgtgatgttggttcactatgaaagatgctatataaaaataaatatattattattattttatttgtttgaagGAAAAGAGgacatacagtacaatgcattcATGAAATCAAAGTACATATTATACTGTAAGCAGTACACAATACATCACCCTGATGTAGTTTCCAAGGTTACAATGCCTCAAATTCTATAATATGAATCAATTTGGGAAGTTCAATTATATAGCCTAGCTGTTTGGAAAGTTCACTGCTTTTGCAGGTTTGTATTAAAATCATCTATAGCAAGCCAAATAAGATCGCCAAAATACGTTTTTTCACAATTTGGCAAGATGTTCTCTGAAAGAATGTGTGacatacggacagtttccaggcACCCCCAGAATATGTTATACCAGTACACATAAACTTGAGCTAATGAAGGTTCTTCGCATGTTTCAGTATGCATCACAAATAGGGGAATACTACAATGCTTAAGTCTGGTTTCACATACCTTGATTAGTACTAATCtcagactacctaatgttacctttggTAAGGTAGTTCAATGTTGGTGTTAATCAGGGTCTATAAAAACAGTCGTCTTCTAGTACAGTTGGCCTTTGCAGTATCTGACATAGCACTCTGGCTATGAGTCTCCCAGTACAACTGGCCTTGATCTGACAGCACCAGAGCTGCAATATGAGAATTCACACATGGAGACCTAGAGCTTTAATACAGAAAGTTGAATGTAAT from Acipenser ruthenus chromosome 2, fAciRut3.2 maternal haplotype, whole genome shotgun sequence includes the following:
- the LOC117420706 gene encoding SOSS complex subunit C isoform X1; the protein is MGINRLHKKQRRRNQIDSCSAGSTWLHSSVRAQCGDAFALKLQLGLKSSTFLLVREMASTGNPPGQGFQNKNRVAILAEIDKEKKRLQNQSMNNPGASIPLSRPALNKDFRDHAEQQHIAAQQKAALQHAHAHSSGFFITQDSSFGNLILPVLPRLDPE
- the LOC117420706 gene encoding SOSS complex subunit C isoform X2 translates to MASTGNPPGQGFQNKNRVAILAEIDKEKKRLQNQSMNNPGASIPLSRPALNKDFRDHAEQQHIAAQQKAALQHAHAHSSGFFITQDSSFGNLILPVLPRLDPE